From the genome of Psychroserpens ponticola, one region includes:
- a CDS encoding DUF2911 domain-containing protein has product MKTSTFISTITMAFLMLISFNANAQKFPDLDKSPMDAASFPTNYKDSEKVIKIVYSRPNLKDREVEKLVKKDDIWRVGANEAAELTLYKDLMFGDTVVTAGTYTFYIKSNGNEWTAIISKDLNVWGSYFYKQDNDVARFTTKKTESKEIIEAFSIVFEESKGAINMHLGWGNSRATFPFNLIK; this is encoded by the coding sequence ATGAAAACATCAACATTTATTTCAACAATTACCATGGCATTTTTAATGTTAATCTCATTTAATGCTAATGCTCAAAAATTTCCAGATTTAGATAAAAGCCCAATGGATGCAGCATCGTTTCCTACAAATTATAAAGACTCTGAAAAAGTTATTAAAATAGTATATAGTAGACCTAATCTTAAAGATCGTGAAGTAGAAAAATTAGTAAAAAAAGATGACATTTGGAGAGTTGGTGCAAATGAAGCTGCTGAATTAACCTTATATAAAGATTTAATGTTTGGAGATACTGTTGTAACAGCTGGAACATATACATTTTACATAAAGTCGAACGGAAATGAATGGACTGCAATTATTAGTAAAGATTTAAATGTTTGGGGAAGTTACTTTTATAAACAAGATAATGATGTTGCTCGATTTACAACCAAAAAAACGGAATCAAAAGAGATTATAGAAGCGTTCTCTATAGTATTTGAAGAATCTAAAGGTGCCATTAACATGCATTTAGGTTGGGGAAATTCGAGAGCTACATTTCCTTTTAATCTAATAAAATAA
- a CDS encoding helicase HerA-like domain-containing protein codes for MSRADDFLKEITDGNTNKGEYITLGSAMLDGETLANAFVNVPLKTMNRHGLIAGATGTGKTKTLQVLAENLSEKGVPVLLMDIKGDLSGLAQPSPGHPKIDERHEKIGLPFDAKAFPVEVMSLSEQDGVRLRATVSEFGPVLLSRILDLSDAQSGVVAVIFKYCDDNKLPLLDLKDFKKILQYTTQEGKVEFTEAYGRISTASTGAILRKIVELEQQGANLFFGETSFEVDDLLRVNDEGKGYINIIRLTDIQDRPKLFSTFMLSLLAEIYSTFPEQGDSGRPELIMFIDEAHLIFNEASKALLNQIESIVKLIRSKGVGLYFVTQNPTDVPEAVLGQLGLKVQHALRAFTAKDRKAIKLTAQNYPDTKFYDTADVLTSLGIGEALVSALNEKGKPTPLAATMMRAPMSRMDVLTESELAALLGKSKLAKKYNTDVDRESAYELLNKKIEIAEAEEAKEKARKEKEDLKKAETKQRTRRASTRQNPIIKVLTSPTVIRSVLGILTKLLK; via the coding sequence ATGAGTAGAGCGGACGATTTTTTAAAAGAAATCACAGACGGAAACACGAACAAAGGTGAATATATCACTTTAGGGTCTGCAATGTTAGATGGAGAAACACTAGCAAATGCATTTGTCAATGTGCCTTTAAAAACCATGAATAGACATGGCTTAATTGCAGGTGCAACTGGCACAGGAAAAACAAAAACTTTACAAGTTTTAGCTGAAAATTTAAGTGAAAAAGGTGTTCCTGTATTGCTGATGGATATCAAAGGAGATTTAAGTGGGTTGGCACAACCAAGTCCTGGACATCCAAAAATTGATGAGCGTCACGAAAAAATAGGTTTACCTTTTGATGCAAAGGCTTTTCCAGTTGAAGTTATGTCATTGTCTGAACAAGATGGTGTACGTTTACGAGCAACTGTTAGTGAATTTGGTCCTGTTTTGTTATCTCGAATTTTAGACCTTTCTGATGCTCAATCTGGTGTAGTCGCTGTGATTTTCAAATATTGTGATGATAATAAACTACCTCTTTTAGACCTCAAAGATTTCAAAAAGATATTACAGTATACTACTCAAGAAGGGAAGGTTGAATTTACGGAAGCTTATGGAAGAATTTCTACAGCTTCAACGGGAGCAATTTTGAGAAAAATTGTTGAATTAGAACAGCAAGGTGCTAATTTATTCTTTGGTGAAACATCCTTTGAAGTTGATGATTTATTACGTGTTAATGACGAAGGAAAAGGGTATATTAATATTATTAGATTAACCGATATACAAGACAGACCAAAGTTGTTTTCTACATTTATGTTGAGTCTTTTGGCTGAAATATATTCTACATTTCCAGAGCAAGGCGATAGTGGTCGTCCAGAATTAATTATGTTTATTGATGAAGCACATTTAATTTTCAATGAAGCCTCAAAAGCTTTATTAAATCAAATTGAAAGTATCGTTAAACTCATTCGAAGTAAAGGCGTTGGTTTATATTTTGTAACTCAAAACCCAACAGATGTTCCTGAAGCAGTTTTAGGCCAACTAGGTCTTAAAGTGCAGCATGCACTAAGAGCATTTACAGCAAAGGACAGAAAAGCAATCAAGTTAACAGCTCAAAATTATCCTGACACTAAATTTTACGATACTGCAGATGTATTAACCTCTTTAGGAATTGGAGAAGCACTCGTTTCTGCTTTAAATGAAAAAGGTAAACCGACACCATTAGCAGCAACAATGATGCGAGCTCCCATGAGCAGAATGGATGTATTAACTGAAAGCGAATTAGCTGCTCTTTTAGGAAAATCTAAACTAGCTAAAAAATACAATACTGATGTCGACAGAGAAAGTGCTTATGAACTACTCAATAAAAAAATTGAGATTGCTGAAGCTGAAGAAGCCAAAGAAAAAGCTCGCAAAGAAAAAGAAGATCTTAAGAAGGCAGAAACAAAACAACGAACAAGACGAGCGAGCACTAGACAAAACCCAATTATTAAAGTTTTAACAAGTCCAACTGTTATTAGAAGTGTTCTTGGTATCTTGACAAAATTATTAAAATAA
- a CDS encoding 7-carboxy-7-deazaguanine synthase QueE — translation MTRRERQEQIDKGLLLPLMEEFYTIQGEGFHKGTAAYFVRIGGCDVGCHWCDVKESWLAELHPPTEAEKIVENAVKYSNTIVVTGGEPLMWDLNPLTSQLKAKGVQTHIETSGAYKLSGTWDWICLSPKKMKLPTKEVCEKAHELKCIIYNKDDFRFAEEQAEKVNKDCILYLQPEWSKRDKVVPQIVDYVMKNPKWKVSLQTHKYLNIP, via the coding sequence ATGACAAGAAGGGAACGACAAGAACAGATTGATAAAGGCTTATTATTGCCACTAATGGAAGAATTCTATACAATTCAAGGTGAGGGTTTTCATAAAGGAACAGCTGCTTATTTTGTGAGAATTGGTGGTTGTGATGTAGGTTGTCATTGGTGTGATGTTAAAGAAAGTTGGTTAGCTGAATTACATCCACCAACAGAAGCTGAAAAAATTGTAGAAAATGCTGTAAAATATAGTAATACTATTGTGGTTACAGGAGGAGAGCCTTTAATGTGGGACTTAAATCCGTTAACTTCACAATTAAAAGCGAAAGGAGTACAAACGCATATAGAAACGTCTGGTGCTTATAAATTATCTGGAACTTGGGATTGGATTTGTTTGTCTCCCAAAAAGATGAAATTGCCTACAAAAGAAGTTTGCGAAAAAGCACATGAACTCAAGTGTATTATCTATAATAAAGACGATTTTAGATTCGCTGAAGAACAAGCTGAAAAAGTTAATAAAGATTGTATTTTATATCTACAACCTGAATGGAGCAAGCGCGATAAAGTAGTGCCACAAATTGTTGATTATGTGATGAAAAACCCTAAATGGAAAGTCTCATTACAAACCCATAAATATTTGAATATACCATAA